ACCGTAACACCTCAAGAATTCTCAACGGGACCCACCAACAAAGCTGGGGCTGCTTCAATGAGTTAATTTTAAGTATATAGAAGCTAACAGGAGGAGATATAAACTCCCTTAAGACGATAGTTTTTCTTCCAGATATTCCTTTAGAACCACCGCATTATTATGCTCGCTATCCTTGGCGCTAAAAATCAGAGTGACTTGCCGCTGGTTTTTGGCTATTTCAGTCAATGGCTCCACTGCTTCCGGGTTCTTTTCCAGCTCCTGGAAATAACGTTTTCTGAATTCTGGCCATTTTTCCGAGTCATGCCCAAACCATTTCCGCAGCTCGTTGCTAGGTCCAATCTCTTTAAGCCACTCATCAATAGCCGCGTCTTCTTTTTTAATTCCCCGGGGCCAGAGGCGGTCCACTAAAATACGGCAGCCATCATCTTTATCCGCTTGCTCATACGCTCTTTTTAGGGCAATCTTACTCACGGAAGCCACTCCTATATTAAGTTGCTTTTAATTAGCCGGCCCGGGGGCAACGCTGATCATCCGGCGGATCTCATCGCTCCGGAAGCCCAAGGCCATGGGGCGGTGCACGCCAGGGAGCACGGCGACATCGTAGAGT
This sequence is a window from Nitrosococcus oceani ATCC 19707. Protein-coding genes within it:
- a CDS encoding DUF488 domain-containing protein, yielding MSKIALKRAYEQADKDDGCRILVDRLWPRGIKKEDAAIDEWLKEIGPSNELRKWFGHDSEKWPEFRKRYFQELEKNPEAVEPLTEIAKNQRQVTLIFSAKDSEHNNAVVLKEYLEEKLSS